The sequence CTCCATCACCCTGTTTTGTATGAAATGATTTTAATAAAGATTGATGGGACATGTTCAGATATATTACCCAATATAATCAATGGAAATATGTGCAAGTGATTGGTGTTGATGAACAGTggtgttgagaagaaagaaagaacaggcAAAAACTAATTTTCCTTTGTGTCTGAAAGATATTCCTGAGACTTCCCTGTGTGGTCAGCTTTAATCAAAAGCATCACCTCAGGATTTGGCTCGTCTCCAATTCCTAATCTACCAATTCCTTACCAACTCTTCACCATAAATTGACACCTGTCCATCCAACATCCAACGGTTGAGAGACCTTGCTTTTTGATGACCCTATTTACCCTCTTCTCCCAGATCTCCCATCAACccgtttcttctcatcttccttcttcctctttcttatcttcttccttcttcttctcttctcttctggaTCTTCCATTAATCAGGTCTCTCGCAGGGTGCAGCCACACACCACTGTGAGGAAAATCTCAGAACTTAAAAATATACAAATCCAAGTAATCTAACCCAGACAATGTTCATGGGTTAGGGCCAAGTAACAGAGTAACCAACCAAAACATCACAatacaaagaaggaaaataaaagaatcttTCTCATCTTCTCTAGATTCCAAAGAAATTATCAGAAAAATCCCTATTTCTTCCTTCATTTTCAGCTGAGGATAGATGTTAGAGAGCATAAGACTACTTCACAAGGAATGGTGAGACCCATGTCATGATGAAAGCCGAACTCCTCTTCGGCTCTTTGAAGAAGATTTTGGAACTGGGGATGAGTTAATATGGAGATGGGGACTATGAATCTGCTTCTCTTCTCTCCAACATAGATGGCGAAGTGGCCTTTAGGTACGCCCATGGGTAGGCCTTGCTCATTGTAGCCTTGCTTTCTTCCAAAGCTTGAGCATCTCTTGAGTACCTGC is a genomic window of Macadamia integrifolia cultivar HAES 741 chromosome 13, SCU_Mint_v3, whole genome shotgun sequence containing:
- the LOC122059489 gene encoding auxin-responsive protein SAUR50-like; translation: MALRKSNKLPQTAVIKQVLKRCSSFGRKQGYNEQGLPMGVPKGHFAIYVGEKRSRFIVPISILTHPQFQNLLQRAEEEFGFHHDMGLTIPCEVVLCSLTSILS